In Sphingobacterium sp. PCS056, the following proteins share a genomic window:
- a CDS encoding UxaA family hydrolase produces the protein MKTKFLQIHPLDNVLVALQDLKKGEVISFKGSDITLTADIPAKHKFFMDDMHAGDDILMYGVLVGKSQYAIAKGSRMDTDNTKHAVDTYCFRPYDYQWTAPHIDSFKGKTFNGYVRSDGRVGTANHWLFIPLVFCENRNLDIIKEALYNELGYNVSEKYKSFTKALVHAHKNGRPLQQVNMDEFVHFSPTSERVFKNIDGIKFLNHQGGCGGTRQDAAILSKLLGAYADHPNVCGITILSLGCQNLQINDFLTDLKDRNPDFDKPIFIFEQQQSKSEEILIKEAITATFEGLVQANEIERQPAPLSKLVLGVKCGGSDGFSGISANPAVGYTSDLLVALGGTVLLAEFPELCGAEQSLIDRTIDEHAAKKFISLMQAYSASAEQAGSGFHMNPSPGNIKDGLITDAIKSNGAAKKGGNSPIVDVLDYTESYSKSGLNLVCTPGNDVEATTGKTASGATLILFTTGLGTPTGNPICPVIKVATSTKLATQMADIIDINTGPIIDGEKTIEEMGEDILHYCIQAASGAIIPKAVLLNQDDFIPWKRGVSL, from the coding sequence ATGAAAACTAAGTTTTTACAGATCCACCCATTAGATAATGTGCTGGTCGCACTGCAAGATCTGAAAAAGGGAGAGGTCATCTCATTTAAAGGTAGTGATATCACCCTTACCGCTGATATTCCGGCAAAACATAAATTCTTTATGGATGATATGCATGCCGGTGATGATATTTTGATGTATGGAGTATTGGTCGGTAAATCTCAATATGCGATCGCCAAAGGAAGTCGTATGGATACAGACAATACAAAACACGCAGTAGATACCTATTGTTTTCGTCCTTATGATTATCAGTGGACAGCTCCTCATATCGATTCTTTTAAAGGCAAAACATTTAATGGTTATGTACGATCAGATGGACGTGTGGGTACGGCAAATCATTGGTTATTCATTCCTCTCGTGTTTTGTGAGAATAGAAATCTCGATATTATTAAGGAAGCCTTATACAATGAACTGGGTTATAATGTTTCTGAAAAATATAAGTCATTTACAAAGGCACTAGTACATGCGCACAAAAATGGAAGGCCATTACAGCAGGTCAATATGGATGAATTCGTCCATTTTTCTCCAACCTCTGAACGTGTTTTTAAGAATATTGATGGTATTAAATTTTTAAATCACCAAGGAGGCTGCGGTGGCACTCGTCAAGATGCGGCAATATTAAGTAAGCTATTGGGCGCTTATGCAGATCATCCGAATGTATGCGGTATCACCATTCTGAGTTTAGGATGTCAAAATCTTCAAATAAATGATTTTTTAACCGATCTAAAGGATCGAAATCCAGACTTCGATAAACCTATTTTTATTTTCGAACAGCAGCAGTCCAAGAGTGAAGAAATCCTGATCAAAGAAGCTATCACCGCTACATTTGAAGGTCTAGTCCAAGCCAATGAGATAGAAAGGCAGCCCGCTCCATTAAGCAAATTGGTGTTGGGAGTCAAATGCGGCGGAAGCGATGGATTCAGTGGAATTTCAGCCAATCCTGCTGTGGGATACACTTCAGATTTATTAGTGGCTTTGGGTGGAACTGTTCTTTTAGCGGAATTTCCAGAGCTGTGCGGGGCCGAACAAAGTTTGATTGATCGTACTATAGACGAGCATGCCGCTAAAAAATTCATCTCCCTGATGCAAGCTTATAGCGCTTCTGCAGAACAGGCTGGATCGGGTTTTCATATGAATCCATCACCGGGTAATATTAAAGATGGCCTGATCACCGATGCCATAAAAAGTAATGGAGCGGCAAAGAAAGGAGGCAACTCTCCTATTGTAGATGTGCTGGACTATACCGAATCTTATTCAAAATCTGGGCTTAATTTGGTCTGTACACCGGGCAATGATGTGGAAGCCACAACGGGAAAAACAGCATCAGGCGCAACATTGATCTTATTTACCACAGGTCTTGGTACTCCGACAGGCAATCCCATCTGCCCCGTCATCAAAGTCGCAACCAGCACAAAACTTGCAACGCAAATGGCAGATATCATCGATATCAATACAGGACCGATTATCGATGGTGAAAAGACCATTGAAGAAATGGGTGAAGATATACTGCATTATTGTATCCAAGCGGCGAGCGGTGCGATTATACCCAAAGCCGTCTTACTCAATCAAGATGATTTTATTCCTTGGAAACGAGGAGTGAGTTTATAA